A window of the Limanda limanda chromosome 8, fLimLim1.1, whole genome shotgun sequence genome harbors these coding sequences:
- the ch25hl1.2 gene encoding cholesterol 25-hydroxylase-like protein 1, member 2: protein MNMDVSADLWMGCLGNDSLLQPVWDSLRLNYRDYLRSPLFPIVLSVSTLLHCAGVTLYNHVFLVLTASVAQWAWRPDIDLPDQAPFLMELTAGVIGNLLLFDFQYFIWHLLHHMIRWLYVTFHAIHHNYTSPFALATQCLGGWELITIGFWTTLNPVILQCHLLTTWAFMVVHVYVSIEDHCGYDFPWSTSRLIPFGIYGGPSKHDVHHQKPNTNFAPHFCHWDKIFGTYADVSFSSSIK, encoded by the coding sequence ATGAATATGGATGTCAGTGCAGATCTTTGGATGGGATGCTTGGGAAACGACTCTTTGCTGCAGCCTGTGTGGGACAGTCTGAGGCTCAACTACAGGGACTATTTGAGATCTCCCCTCTTCCCCATTGTTCTGAGTGTGTCCACATTGCTGCACTGTGCAGGCGTCACTTTGTACAACCATGTGTTCCTAGTGCTCACGGCATCAGTGGCCCAGTGGGCATGGAGGCCAGACATTGACCTCCCGGACCAGGCTCCCTTCCTGATGGAACTGACAGCTGGAGTGATCGGCAACCTCCTGCTCTTTGACTTCCAGTACTTCATCTGGCACCTGCTCCACCACATGATCCGTTGGCTGTACGTCACTTTCCACGCCATCCACCATAATTACACGTCCCCCTTTGCTCTCGCCACTCAGTGTCTCGGCGGCTGGGAGCTGATCACGATCGGCTTTTGGACAACCCTGAACCCTGTGATCCTGCAATGCCACCTTCTCACCACATGGGCCTTCATGGTGGTGCACGTCTACGTTTCTATAGAGGATCACTGTGGCTATGATTTCCCCTGGTCGACATCACGTCTGATACCATTTGGCATCTACGGAGGGCCCAGCAAGCACGACGTGCACCACCAGAAACCAAACACCAACTTTGCACCACACTTCTGCCACTGGGACAAAATATTTGGCACATATGCTGATGTCAGCTTCTCTTCATCTATAAAATAA